In Luteibacter mycovicinus, a genomic segment contains:
- a CDS encoding glycosyltransferase family 2 protein, translating to MTHLAWIVCWTSAILLVHVFVGYPLWVWLLSRLRPLPVAKRGILPTVSIVVAVHDGAGFIRAKLASLQQLDYPAELIDIVIACDGCHDATVLLARRSTDPRLTVLDFPNRRGKAACLNDAVGLTRGEVLLFTDVRQKLSPVALKELVANLADPTVGAVGGELHMENVRTGFAQGVDFYWRYEKGIRHAEALSGSTVGVSGALYAMRRHLFRPLPAGTVLDDVLVPMRVAAQGKRVVFEPRAMAWDQPSQGAEDEKRRKIRTLAGNFQLIQLAPWLLLPWANPLWFRFVSHKMLRLLAPWLLVALTCSTGLLVTRHPMYAVAFGGLVVCAAMVALAKFRPPLGRWFPLRIALAFFYLNLFAAQALVAFARNRRLHLW from the coding sequence ATGACGCATCTCGCCTGGATCGTCTGCTGGACATCGGCCATCCTGCTGGTCCACGTCTTCGTGGGCTATCCGCTGTGGGTCTGGTTGCTCTCGCGCCTGCGCCCGCTCCCGGTGGCGAAACGCGGCATCCTGCCGACCGTGAGCATCGTCGTCGCCGTGCACGACGGTGCCGGGTTCATCCGCGCCAAGCTGGCCAGCCTGCAGCAACTCGACTACCCCGCCGAGCTGATCGACATCGTGATCGCCTGCGACGGTTGCCACGACGCGACCGTCCTGCTCGCGCGGCGTTCGACGGATCCACGGCTGACCGTGCTCGATTTCCCGAATCGTCGCGGCAAGGCCGCCTGCCTCAACGACGCCGTCGGGCTCACGCGAGGCGAGGTGCTGCTGTTCACCGATGTCCGCCAGAAACTCTCGCCGGTCGCCCTGAAGGAGCTGGTCGCCAACCTGGCCGACCCGACCGTCGGCGCGGTGGGCGGTGAACTGCACATGGAGAACGTGCGCACCGGCTTCGCCCAGGGCGTGGATTTTTACTGGCGTTACGAGAAAGGCATACGCCATGCGGAGGCCTTGTCCGGCTCGACCGTCGGTGTCAGCGGCGCGCTGTACGCCATGCGTCGCCACCTGTTCAGGCCGCTTCCCGCCGGTACCGTGCTCGACGACGTGCTGGTGCCGATGCGCGTCGCCGCGCAGGGCAAGCGCGTGGTGTTCGAACCCAGGGCGATGGCCTGGGACCAGCCATCGCAGGGAGCGGAGGACGAGAAGCGCCGCAAGATCCGTACGCTCGCCGGCAATTTCCAGCTGATCCAGCTGGCGCCGTGGCTGCTGCTGCCCTGGGCCAATCCGCTGTGGTTCCGCTTCGTCAGCCACAAGATGTTGCGGCTGCTGGCGCCATGGTTGCTCGTTGCGCTCACCTGCAGCACCGGCCTGCTGGTGACACGGCATCCGATGTACGCGGTGGCCTTCGGCGGACTGGTCGTCTGTGCCGCCATGGTCGCGCTCGCGAAGTTCCGTCCACCGCTGGGACGCTGGTTTCCGCTGCGTATCGCGCTGGCGTTCTTCTATCTCAACCTCTTCGCGGCACAGGCGCTCGTTGCCTTCGCCCGTAACCGAAGGCTGCACTTATGGTGA
- a CDS encoding phenylacetate--CoA ligase family protein, whose amino-acid sequence MSTVYENLLRHVVWPAYEGVLRRRDTPRHMRHYEREQWLSPERLEALQMDRLRSLLDWCWHEVPYYRRRWTEIGMRPGDIRSMADFATLPVLTKGDIRHHADELKASSLKDTLGYKATGGSTGEPLRFGFTRESNDRRVAVMWRGYGWAGSRMGRRTLFLWGGAVGSPSTAHRIKDRIYNAVFARKLLDSFHMNETNLASYADAIDAYKPEVLVGYVGPLVRLAEWLLATGRQITRPASIIGAAEALHPFQREIIERAFGAPTFNTYGCREFMLIASECEHRDGLHVNADHLVVETLVDGHPVTHGSGEVAITDLFNRGMPFIRYVNGDMATHAEHRCPCGRGLPMLASVDGRKLDAIRTPAGHVLPGEFFPHMLKDVPGLQRFQLVQRRLDRLDLSIVRGDGFDDASLAYIRREVGKVIGDSAELHCHFVDDIPLTRSGKLRVTVSELVS is encoded by the coding sequence ATGAGCACGGTCTATGAAAACCTGCTCCGCCACGTCGTCTGGCCCGCGTATGAAGGGGTCCTGCGTCGACGCGATACCCCCCGCCATATGCGTCACTACGAGCGCGAGCAGTGGCTCTCACCGGAGCGTCTCGAGGCCTTGCAGATGGACCGGCTGCGCTCGCTGCTGGACTGGTGCTGGCACGAGGTGCCCTACTACCGACGCCGCTGGACCGAGATCGGCATGCGGCCGGGCGACATCCGCAGCATGGCCGACTTCGCGACGCTTCCCGTACTGACCAAGGGGGACATCCGCCACCATGCGGACGAACTGAAGGCGAGTTCGCTGAAAGACACCCTCGGCTACAAGGCGACGGGCGGCTCGACCGGCGAACCGCTGCGCTTCGGCTTCACCCGCGAGAGCAACGACCGCCGCGTCGCGGTGATGTGGCGTGGCTACGGCTGGGCCGGATCGCGCATGGGACGGCGCACGCTGTTCCTCTGGGGTGGAGCGGTGGGCAGCCCCTCGACGGCGCACCGGATCAAGGACCGGATCTATAACGCGGTGTTCGCGCGCAAGCTGCTCGACAGCTTCCACATGAACGAGACCAACCTCGCCTCCTACGCGGACGCCATCGACGCCTATAAGCCGGAAGTACTCGTCGGCTACGTCGGCCCGCTGGTACGTCTTGCCGAATGGCTGCTTGCGACCGGCCGACAGATCACGCGACCCGCCTCGATCATCGGCGCGGCCGAGGCTTTGCATCCGTTTCAGCGCGAGATCATCGAACGCGCGTTCGGCGCACCGACCTTCAACACCTACGGCTGCCGCGAGTTCATGCTGATCGCTTCCGAGTGCGAGCACCGCGACGGGCTGCATGTGAATGCGGACCACCTTGTGGTGGAGACCCTCGTCGATGGCCATCCGGTCACCCACGGCAGCGGCGAAGTAGCCATCACCGACCTGTTCAATCGCGGCATGCCCTTCATTCGCTACGTCAACGGTGACATGGCGACCCACGCCGAGCACCGCTGCCCATGCGGACGCGGCCTGCCCATGCTCGCGTCGGTCGACGGCCGCAAGCTCGATGCCATCCGCACCCCGGCCGGTCACGTTCTGCCGGGCGAATTCTTTCCGCACATGCTCAAGGACGTGCCTGGGCTGCAGCGCTTTCAGCTGGTACAGCGCCGTCTCGACCGGCTCGATCTTTCCATCGTACGTGGCGACGGCTTCGACGACGCCTCGCTCGCCTATATCCGTCGTGAAGTAGGCAAGGTCATCGGCGACAGCGCCGAACTGCACTGCCATTTCGTCGACGACATTCCGCTCACCCGCAGCGGCAAGTTGCGTGTCACCGTCTCGGAGCTCGTCTCGTGA
- a CDS encoding O-antigen ligase family protein — translation MFPLILVYVVLTIIRPQDYVPGLDLVPILPVVLMLAFGAWLISRDKTFQAPQFIILPAFLLILMVSEVANGWTGGAVDELARFGPAVIAFFVLGAACSTQKRVRTAMTVFVICAAVLALHGIEQAKTGMGWTDIPIGEGGRIQYVGIFNDPNDLGLLFAATLPMAMFLGRPGAGTMRLVWLGAAALLLYGILLTNSRGAMLAVLVVAGCYVWYKRGIAVAGVLGIIGLTVMKLLSSRMDELDAGEESAAGRVDAWYAGLEMFRDNPIFGVGAGNFTEYNELTAHNSFVLVIAETGFVGFVLWLAFVGYGFWMMLTIVRHVRVPGKDAAVEADWATERQMALTLLLSLCGLFASAFFLSRSYMIVMYLIAAMVAGHYVGARRRWPELPFFRLSDGGWRWVPAAMGTIAGFFVLVAVLLRTV, via the coding sequence ATGTTCCCTCTGATCCTGGTCTATGTGGTGCTCACCATCATCCGGCCGCAAGATTACGTGCCGGGGCTGGATCTCGTGCCGATCCTGCCCGTGGTACTGATGCTGGCGTTCGGCGCGTGGCTGATCTCACGCGACAAGACCTTCCAGGCGCCGCAATTCATCATCCTCCCGGCCTTCCTGCTGATCCTGATGGTCTCGGAAGTCGCCAACGGATGGACGGGTGGCGCGGTCGACGAGCTCGCCAGGTTCGGCCCGGCCGTCATCGCGTTCTTCGTCCTCGGTGCCGCATGCAGCACGCAGAAGCGTGTGCGGACGGCGATGACCGTGTTCGTCATCTGCGCGGCGGTGCTCGCGCTGCACGGCATCGAACAGGCGAAGACCGGCATGGGCTGGACCGACATCCCGATCGGCGAAGGCGGCCGCATCCAGTACGTGGGTATCTTCAACGACCCCAACGATCTCGGCCTGCTCTTCGCCGCCACGCTGCCGATGGCGATGTTTCTGGGCCGACCCGGTGCGGGCACGATGCGCCTTGTCTGGCTCGGTGCCGCCGCACTGCTTCTGTACGGGATACTGCTGACCAATTCGCGCGGCGCGATGCTTGCCGTGCTCGTCGTGGCTGGCTGCTACGTCTGGTACAAGCGCGGCATCGCGGTGGCCGGCGTACTCGGCATCATCGGCCTTACGGTGATGAAGCTGCTGTCATCGCGCATGGACGAGCTGGATGCCGGCGAGGAATCCGCGGCCGGTCGCGTGGATGCCTGGTACGCGGGACTCGAGATGTTCCGCGACAACCCGATCTTCGGCGTCGGCGCCGGCAACTTCACCGAGTACAACGAGCTCACCGCTCATAACTCGTTCGTGCTGGTCATCGCGGAAACCGGGTTCGTCGGCTTCGTGTTGTGGCTTGCCTTCGTCGGGTATGGCTTCTGGATGATGTTGACCATCGTGCGGCATGTGCGCGTGCCCGGGAAGGACGCGGCCGTCGAAGCCGACTGGGCAACCGAGCGGCAGATGGCGCTGACCTTGCTGCTGTCGCTGTGCGGCCTGTTCGCCTCGGCGTTCTTCCTCAGCCGCAGCTACATGATCGTCATGTACCTCATCGCCGCCATGGTCGCCGGCCACTACGTGGGTGCGCGTCGCCGCTGGCCGGAGCTCCCCTTCTTCCGTCTGTCCGACGGCGGCTGGCGTTGGGTCCCCGCTGCGATGGGCACCATTGCGGGCTTCTTCGTCCTCGTGGCCGTCCTGTTGAGGACCGTATGA
- a CDS encoding polysaccharide deacetylase family protein has product MVIDRPLRGAPGIRGRLGELCYSSGLLHPLQRVRAWWQRDLRILAYHRVMPLPDPDTYEFDLELISTPPAEFREQMIRIRKFFRPMRLTDIAAALDAGEALPPDTVAITFDDGYDDNYRIAAPILDEVGVPATFFVSTGHLDTGRPYGYDWLVHMILVTRAPRLQLPELGIDIALPPDRASRRRIAGNVLLRMKWLDALGQTAMTERLEQEWNMPSADARPPDCRPMTWDQAREMEASGHEFGSHGVHHRMLARLPEDEMEREIRASKATLDRELRHPSILMSYPVGGDRAYNEAVIAATRNAGFRLACSYICGTNPEPSENRYALHRLPVEANMGPGWFAAMLALPQLMSYPTAAHEATGPQAQPCSL; this is encoded by the coding sequence ATGGTGATCGATAGGCCCCTTCGTGGCGCACCCGGTATCCGGGGCAGACTCGGCGAACTCTGTTACTCCAGTGGCCTGCTGCATCCGTTGCAACGCGTACGGGCATGGTGGCAGCGCGACCTGCGCATCCTCGCCTATCACCGGGTGATGCCGCTGCCGGATCCGGATACCTACGAGTTCGACCTCGAACTGATCAGCACGCCGCCTGCGGAGTTCCGCGAGCAGATGATCCGGATCAGGAAGTTCTTCCGACCGATGCGGCTGACCGACATCGCCGCCGCACTCGACGCTGGCGAGGCCTTGCCGCCGGATACGGTGGCGATCACCTTCGACGACGGCTACGACGACAACTACCGCATCGCGGCACCCATCCTCGATGAGGTGGGCGTGCCTGCGACCTTCTTCGTATCCACCGGACATCTCGATACCGGTCGCCCGTATGGATACGACTGGCTCGTCCACATGATTCTGGTGACCCGCGCGCCACGCCTGCAGTTGCCCGAACTCGGTATCGACATCGCCCTGCCGCCGGATCGCGCCTCCCGTCGACGCATCGCCGGCAACGTGCTGCTGCGCATGAAATGGCTCGACGCCCTGGGTCAGACCGCGATGACCGAACGGCTCGAGCAGGAATGGAACATGCCGTCCGCCGACGCGCGACCGCCCGACTGCCGTCCGATGACCTGGGACCAGGCCCGGGAGATGGAGGCCAGCGGCCACGAGTTCGGTTCGCATGGCGTGCATCACCGCATGCTGGCCCGGCTGCCGGAAGATGAAATGGAGCGCGAGATCCGGGCCTCGAAAGCGACGCTCGACCGCGAGCTGCGCCACCCGTCGATCCTGATGTCTTATCCGGTCGGCGGCGATCGTGCCTACAACGAAGCCGTGATCGCGGCCACACGCAATGCGGGGTTCCGGCTCGCGTGCAGCTATATCTGCGGCACCAACCCGGAGCCCAGCGAGAATCGCTACGCCCTGCACCGTCTGCCGGTGGAAGCGAACATGGGACCGGGCTGGTTCGCGGCGATGCTCGCGCTGCCGCAGCTCATGAGTTACCCCACCGCCGCACACGAAGCCACCGGACCACAGGCGCAACCATGTTCCCTCTGA